In the genome of Sebastes umbrosus isolate fSebUmb1 chromosome 14, fSebUmb1.pri, whole genome shotgun sequence, one region contains:
- the kcnj12b gene encoding ATP-sensitive inward rectifier potassium channel 12 — MSVGRAHHHSFVSCEEEGLRLSTMPAVGSFGNGKIHTRRKYHSRFVSKAGQCNIHFSNMDEKSQRYISDIFTTCVDVRWRYMFLLFSLVFVVSWLTFGLAYWVIALLHGDMEHSEGDDGFVPCVTAVNTFVAAFLFSVETQTTIGYGARCVTEECPVAVFMVVFQSIMGCIIDAFMIGAIMAKMARPKKRAETLLFSHNAVIALRDGKLCFMFRVANLRKSHIVEAHVRAQLVKPRYTEEGEYIPLDQLDMNVGYDNGTDRLFLVAPLTVIHEIDEESPLFGISKQDLGASDFEIVIILEGLVEATAMTTQARSSYLPSEILWGHRFEPVIFEEKSQYRIDYAYFHKTFEVPSTPRCSAKDMEERKFPTSGANSFCYENELAFISRDEEEEGDVEKEGERKGSPEQATPGRDQKSSRKESEI; from the coding sequence ATGAGTGTGGGAAGGGCCCACCACCACAGCTTCGTGTCCTGTGAAGAAGAAGGCCTGAGACTAAGTACCATGCCTGCTGTGGGCAGCTTCGGCAATGGCAAGATTCACACGAGACGCAAATACCACAGCCGGTTCGTCAGCAAGGCTGGCCAATGCAACATCCATTTCTCAAACATGGACGAGAAGTCACAGCGGTACATATCGGACATTTTCACAACGTGCGTGGACGTCCGCTGGCGATACATGTTCCTGCTATTCAGCCTGGTGTTTGTGGTGTCCTGGCTAACATTCGGCCTGGCGTACTGGGTCATCGCCCTCCTGCACGGCGACATGGAACATTCCGAAGGGGACGACGGCTTTGTTCCTTGTGTCACGGCGGTCAACACCTTTGTGGCAGCTTTCCTGTTCTCCGTTGAGACCCAGACAACCATTGGGTATGGCGCTCGTTGTGTGACGGAGGAATGCCCGGTTGCTGTCTTCATGGTGGTCTTTCAGTCCATCATGGGCTGCATCATCGATGCCTTCATGATTGGCGCCATCATGGCCAAGATGGCAAGGCCCAAAAAGCGTGCGGAGACTCTATTGTTCAGCCATAACGCAGTCATCGCTTTGCGTGATGGGAAACTGTGCTTCATGTTTAGGGTTGCTAATCTAAGGAAGAGCCACATAGTGGAAGCTCATGTGCGAGCCCAACTCGTCAAGCCCCGCTACACGGAGGAAGGCGAATACATCCCCTTGGATCAGCTCGACATGAACGTAGGCTACGATAATGGCACAGACCGCCTGTTTCTGGTTGCACCCCTCACTGTCATACATGAGATTGATGAAGAAAGTCCACTGTTTGGCATCAGCAAGCAAGATCTCGGAGCATCTGACTTTGAGATAGTGATTATACTTGAAGGGTTGGTGGAGGCCACGGCCATGACGACGCAGGCGCGCAGCTCTTACCTGCCATCAGAGATCCTGTGGGGTCACCGCTTTGAGCCCGTCATCTTCGAGGAGAAGAGCCAGTACAGGATAGATTACGCCTACTTTCACAAAACATTCGAGGTACCATCCACCCCCAGATGCAGTGCcaaggacatggaggagagaaagttCCCAACATCTGGCGCCAACTCCTTCTGCTATGAGAACGAACTGGCCTTCATCAgcagggatgaggaggaggagggagatgtggagaaagagggagagaggaagggttCACCAGAACAGGCCACTCCTGGACGTGATCAAAAGTCCTCCCGTAAAGAATCTGAGATTTAA